One segment of Desulfovibrio inopinatus DSM 10711 DNA contains the following:
- the larC gene encoding nickel pincer cofactor biosynthesis protein LarC, which translates to MNILYYDCFAGISGDMNLAAMIDLGVDPDFLRSELSKLGLDHEFELNVSRDSRHGIYGTRVDVILKNQGEASTHKDKHHHSNRPLRNLIDIESIVERSALPQEVKTRSLTMFHKVAKAEAHIYETSIHEVYFHEVGATDSLVDMVGAAICHHHLHIDEVWSSPVELGGGFRRSGHRLVPIPAPATVEILHGLPTTRGAVKQETTTPTGAAILATLVDHFVEKPTMVVDKTAYGIGHRKSEIPNLLRVHLARTSTTRSDNAVQDTRLLQCNIDDMTAEMLGVAMDILMEKGAMDVHFTPILMKKNRPATCVSLLCHATDEERFIALLFQHTTTLGVKSFELKKTILDVAFERQETPLGTVSIKHAVQHGKAIRSKPELEDCRKIAVDHNIPLAEVYAMINSIRNNSK; encoded by the coding sequence CTTGGAGTAGACCCCGACTTTTTACGATCGGAACTCTCGAAACTTGGCTTAGATCATGAATTTGAACTCAATGTGTCGCGAGATTCCCGACATGGTATTTATGGGACACGCGTCGACGTCATATTGAAAAATCAAGGTGAAGCATCTACGCACAAGGATAAACATCATCACAGTAATCGACCGCTTCGTAACCTTATCGACATCGAATCTATCGTAGAGCGCAGTGCATTGCCTCAAGAGGTCAAAACAAGAAGTTTGACCATGTTTCATAAGGTTGCGAAAGCTGAAGCCCATATTTATGAAACATCGATTCACGAGGTCTATTTTCATGAAGTCGGGGCAACCGATTCGCTTGTCGATATGGTTGGTGCGGCCATCTGCCATCATCATCTTCATATTGACGAAGTATGGTCAAGTCCCGTTGAGCTTGGCGGAGGATTCAGACGTAGCGGCCACAGACTCGTTCCGATACCAGCTCCCGCGACTGTTGAAATACTCCACGGACTCCCAACGACACGCGGAGCAGTGAAGCAGGAAACCACCACCCCCACGGGGGCAGCGATACTGGCCACGTTGGTCGATCATTTTGTTGAGAAACCAACCATGGTAGTCGACAAAACCGCCTATGGTATTGGGCATCGAAAATCGGAGATCCCCAACCTGCTCCGTGTCCACCTCGCTCGAACATCCACGACGCGCAGCGACAACGCAGTTCAAGATACACGCCTCTTACAATGTAATATTGATGACATGACGGCTGAAATGCTCGGTGTCGCTATGGATATTTTGATGGAAAAGGGTGCAATGGATGTCCACTTTACGCCGATTTTGATGAAAAAAAACCGACCTGCAACCTGTGTCTCATTGCTCTGTCACGCAACGGATGAAGAACGTTTCATCGCATTATTGTTTCAGCACACAACGACCTTGGGTGTGAAGAGTTTCGAGCTTAAAAAAACGATTCTCGATGTTGCATTCGAACGTCAGGAAACACCATTAGGCACAGTCTCGATAAAGCACGCCGTCCAACACGGAAAGGCCATTCGTTCCAAACCAGAACTGGAAGATTGTCGAAAAATTGCTGTGGACCACAATATTCCTTTGGCTGAAGTCTACGCCATGATCAACTCTATCCGCAACAATTCAAAATAA
- the larE gene encoding ATP-dependent sacrificial sulfur transferase LarE, translating into MTPPPNSPKNTYERLLQELRAMGRVLIAFSGGLDSTFLLYAAKQALGDNVLAVTLVTPYMSTTEVRDAQTTAHTLAIQHQLIDIPFPEEIRHNPPDRCYRCKRELFQHVKTLAAEEHIEHVLDGTNHDDLDDYRPGMRALSELQIETPLLTVGFTKQHIRELAHEFNLTVWDKPASACLLSRIPHDTYIEEDELRRIDRAECILKSMGFAAVRLRSHGNLARIEVPVERINDLVETALRMEIHEQLKALGYRYVTMDMGGYRMGSLNEPDVSSADSDTSYPKS; encoded by the coding sequence ATGACTCCCCCACCCAATTCACCGAAAAATACGTATGAACGGTTACTCCAGGAACTCCGCGCCATGGGACGTGTTCTCATTGCATTTTCCGGAGGACTCGATAGCACATTCCTTCTCTACGCGGCTAAACAGGCACTAGGAGACAATGTGCTGGCAGTAACGCTCGTCACACCATATATGTCGACAACAGAAGTCCGCGATGCACAAACAACAGCGCACACATTGGCGATCCAGCATCAACTCATCGACATTCCGTTTCCCGAAGAAATACGACACAACCCTCCAGATCGCTGTTATCGTTGCAAGCGAGAATTATTTCAGCATGTGAAAACGCTGGCAGCAGAGGAACATATTGAACACGTTCTGGATGGAACCAACCATGATGACCTTGACGATTATCGCCCAGGGATGCGGGCTTTATCTGAATTACAGATAGAAACCCCTCTCCTCACTGTAGGGTTCACGAAACAGCACATCCGTGAACTTGCGCACGAGTTCAACCTGACGGTGTGGGACAAACCGGCCTCGGCGTGCCTGTTGTCCCGAATTCCACACGACACATACATTGAGGAGGATGAGCTACGGCGCATTGATCGCGCAGAATGCATCCTGAAATCGATGGGATTCGCTGCAGTCCGATTGCGAAGCCATGGAAATCTTGCTCGCATCGAAGTGCCCGTTGAAAGAATCAATGACCTTGTTGAAACAGCTCTGCGAATGGAAATACATGAACAGCTCAAAGCCTTAGGCTACCGATATGTCACCATGGATATGGGAGGTTACCGTATGGGGAGTCTGAACGAACCTGATGTTTCCTCAGCAGACAGTGACACCTCATACCCTAAATCGTGA
- a CDS encoding DUF554 domain-containing protein, whose protein sequence is MHLPLGSLVNAAAIIIGSLIGLLFHGKFPDRYKLIVFQGLGLCVFVIGAQMAFTMTAPLVAIFSIVLGGILGEAIRLDLRLESLAQTMKRLTRSTDSRFAEGLVTASLIYCVGSMAILGSFDEGLRGDATLLYTKSMLDGFASIVLASTHGAGVLFSFVPVFIYQVSLTILAVFLQSMFTPALITQLTSVGGILIIGIGINLLDFMEVKVSNLLPSLVVVVVLSLIFL, encoded by the coding sequence GTGCACCTTCCACTTGGTTCTTTGGTCAATGCAGCGGCTATCATTATCGGTAGCCTCATTGGACTGCTTTTCCATGGCAAATTCCCGGATCGATACAAACTAATCGTCTTTCAGGGGCTTGGACTATGTGTTTTCGTTATCGGCGCACAAATGGCATTTACGATGACCGCCCCACTCGTGGCCATATTCAGCATTGTTCTTGGCGGCATTCTTGGCGAAGCCATTCGTCTTGATCTTCGCCTGGAATCACTGGCCCAAACTATGAAACGATTGACCCGGTCCACTGACTCGCGCTTTGCCGAAGGACTGGTTACAGCATCATTGATTTATTGTGTGGGCTCTATGGCCATTCTCGGCTCTTTTGATGAAGGTTTACGTGGTGACGCCACCCTGCTTTATACCAAATCCATGCTTGACGGCTTTGCATCCATTGTATTGGCATCGACGCATGGCGCTGGCGTGTTGTTCTCGTTTGTACCGGTTTTTATTTATCAGGTGTCTTTGACCATTTTGGCCGTCTTTCTCCAAAGCATGTTCACTCCTGCCCTTATTACGCAACTCACGTCTGTTGGCGGCATTCTCATCATCGGCATCGGCATCAATCTGCTCGACTTCATGGAAGTAAAAGTCTCGAATTTACTTCCATCTCTCGTGGTCGTGGTCGTGCTCAGTCTTATTTTTCTGTAG
- a CDS encoding hydrogenase maturation nickel metallochaperone HypA, translating into MHEMSIAQNLLEIISQEMAKNGMTTLHTVKIKYGRMASVVPEALETAFMAVTIKTDLEGAVLELEEIPVTLECSDCGHEFTPDEDEILLHPCPQCGQDFGHTVKTGRELYIEYIEAE; encoded by the coding sequence ATGCATGAAATGTCCATTGCCCAAAATCTTCTGGAAATCATCAGCCAGGAGATGGCCAAAAACGGTATGACGACGTTGCACACGGTGAAAATCAAATATGGTCGTATGGCCTCAGTCGTTCCAGAGGCCCTGGAGACCGCGTTTATGGCCGTGACAATCAAAACCGACCTTGAAGGTGCGGTACTTGAACTTGAAGAAATTCCGGTTACGCTCGAATGCAGTGACTGCGGCCATGAGTTTACACCGGACGAAGATGAGATTCTTTTGCATCCTTGTCCGCAATGCGGACAAGATTTCGGCCACACCGTCAAAACTGGCCGTGAACTCTATATTGAATACATCGAAGCTGAATAA
- the hypB gene encoding hydrogenase nickel incorporation protein HypB: protein MQIPIVRNILEANDRISEELKELFAKKKILALNLMSSPGAGKTSTLEKTLTALKDEFKMAVIEGDLQTDNDAQRVAATGAQAVQINTEGGCHLSSAMVAEALKSLDLEKLDILFIENVGNLVCPAEFDVGEDHKITLLSVTEGDDKPEKYPLMFNISSVLILNKTDLLPYVDFDLDRAAGFARALNKDIEVFPLSCRTGEGLEQWYAWLRKHVAAKKA, encoded by the coding sequence ATGCAAATCCCTATCGTGCGGAATATCCTTGAAGCAAATGATCGCATTTCCGAAGAACTCAAGGAGCTTTTCGCCAAGAAAAAGATTTTGGCTCTCAATCTCATGAGTTCACCCGGAGCAGGTAAAACATCCACCTTGGAAAAAACGCTGACCGCTCTCAAAGACGAGTTCAAAATGGCCGTCATTGAAGGCGACTTACAAACCGACAACGACGCCCAACGTGTTGCTGCGACTGGTGCCCAAGCGGTGCAAATCAACACCGAAGGGGGATGCCACTTAAGCAGTGCCATGGTGGCTGAAGCACTCAAATCCCTTGATTTGGAGAAGCTTGATATTCTCTTTATCGAAAATGTCGGCAATCTGGTCTGCCCGGCCGAGTTCGATGTTGGTGAAGATCACAAGATCACACTGTTGAGTGTGACGGAAGGCGATGACAAGCCGGAAAAATATCCGCTCATGTTCAATATTTCCTCGGTCCTTATCCTCAATAAGACCGACCTGCTTCCCTATGTTGATTTCGATTTGGATCGCGCTGCCGGATTTGCTCGAGCGCTCAACAAAGACATAGAAGTCTTTCCGCTTTCCTGTCGCACTGGGGAAGGACTTGAACAGTGGTATGCCTGGTTACGTAAACACGTTGCCGCCAAAAAAGCCTAA
- the corA gene encoding magnesium/cobalt transporter CorA, whose translation MLLRRFRHQTGKKTGTNTTFGQPTHSTVETDFIPSVCAYAYKTHEVSRIECDGDQNLPSLPQAGTINWIKVNGVHDQALITKIANHFHLHPLIQEDIVTLGERPKTESFGDHVFIILRVLSYDEKAELIRAEQVSIILNHDFILTFQESSHNIWDTMVERHLAGTGRLKTFGMNQLIYALLDTIIDEYFVTIGRLTEDIEKIEEHLLGKQDEQTLFAIYKLKREVLFLHKSLWPLREVVGRLLKENLENRNEESYFFMGNIQQDVLQIIEAVDTLREMLGEMLGVYMTRTDLHMGQIGQVLTVVATIFIPLTFITGFYGMNFDNLPLIKWKYGYLLVVALMGSITIGLFLFFQGKRWLAPKIENDDS comes from the coding sequence ATGCTACTGCGCCGCTTCAGGCATCAGACAGGAAAAAAAACTGGTACAAACACCACGTTCGGCCAACCGACCCATTCCACCGTCGAGACCGACTTTATTCCCTCTGTCTGCGCTTACGCCTACAAAACGCACGAAGTCAGCCGCATCGAGTGCGATGGAGACCAAAACCTTCCCTCATTGCCACAAGCTGGGACAATCAACTGGATCAAAGTCAATGGTGTTCACGATCAGGCGCTTATAACGAAGATTGCCAACCATTTTCATCTCCATCCACTCATCCAGGAAGATATTGTCACACTTGGGGAACGCCCAAAGACAGAATCGTTTGGAGATCATGTCTTCATCATTCTTCGCGTTCTCAGCTATGATGAAAAAGCAGAACTCATTCGAGCAGAACAAGTCAGCATTATCCTCAATCACGACTTCATCCTGACATTTCAAGAAAGCAGCCACAATATTTGGGATACGATGGTGGAGCGTCACCTTGCGGGCACAGGGCGCCTCAAGACCTTCGGCATGAATCAACTGATTTACGCCCTGCTTGACACCATTATTGACGAATATTTTGTCACTATTGGACGACTGACGGAAGACATCGAGAAGATCGAAGAGCACCTCCTCGGAAAACAGGATGAACAAACGCTCTTCGCCATTTACAAACTGAAACGTGAAGTTCTCTTTCTCCACAAGTCCTTGTGGCCTTTACGCGAGGTTGTCGGACGATTACTCAAAGAAAACTTGGAAAATCGTAACGAGGAATCCTATTTTTTTATGGGCAATATTCAACAAGACGTTCTCCAGATCATCGAAGCCGTGGATACGCTTCGGGAAATGCTTGGGGAAATGCTCGGCGTCTACATGACGCGAACAGATCTCCATATGGGACAGATAGGACAAGTATTGACGGTGGTCGCAACCATCTTTATTCCGCTGACATTCATCACTGGTTTTTACGGGATGAACTTCGACAATCTGCCTTTGATCAAATGGAAATATGGTTACCTTCTCGTAGTTGCCCTTATGGGCTCCATTACGATCGGTCTGTTTCTTTTTTTTCAGGGTAAGCGCTGGCTTGCCCCGAAAATCGAGAATGACGACTCGTGA
- the alr gene encoding alanine racemase, whose product MTIPYNYVTVSVHLDRIIRNYNRFAQNGPVIPVIKADAYGHGLFQVAAVLDAAGAEIFAVGSVEEAVSLRDVYPQKRILSLLGPILASDYDLVCQHDILCFIHHFEQIAKLGEAARAKERKRPVDVALKWNTGMNRLGFRPSEAPAVINAVREAGLQPVMVSSHLACADDPNAAETVKEQAAAFTVALHALRHAGFPVVGNLANSAAALAYPEFAFDHRRVGIALYGGNPFWRTSHETLGQDLECAMEVATRIASVHPLRAGESINYGYTFTAKTDMTVAIVAAGYADAYPRSVSGKAWMVWNGKRVPVLGRVCMQLSAVDVTGLDGVSPGQKIMLLGGGGKAAISADELASWWGTISYEVMCLLGLNPRVYAE is encoded by the coding sequence GTGACTATTCCTTACAACTATGTGACGGTAAGCGTCCATCTTGACAGAATTATTCGCAATTACAACCGGTTCGCACAAAATGGCCCCGTGATTCCTGTCATTAAAGCTGATGCGTATGGGCATGGCCTCTTTCAGGTTGCGGCTGTGCTTGATGCAGCCGGAGCCGAGATTTTTGCTGTCGGCTCCGTGGAAGAGGCCGTCAGCTTACGCGATGTTTATCCACAAAAGCGCATTCTTTCGTTGTTGGGACCAATTCTTGCGAGTGATTATGATCTTGTCTGCCAACATGACATTCTTTGTTTTATTCACCATTTCGAGCAAATAGCCAAATTGGGGGAAGCCGCACGTGCCAAGGAGCGGAAACGTCCCGTGGATGTTGCGCTCAAGTGGAATACCGGCATGAACCGCCTCGGTTTTCGACCTTCTGAGGCTCCTGCGGTTATCAATGCGGTACGCGAGGCCGGATTGCAACCGGTCATGGTTTCCTCGCACTTGGCATGCGCTGATGATCCAAATGCTGCTGAGACGGTTAAAGAGCAAGCTGCAGCATTTACCGTCGCATTGCATGCATTACGCCATGCAGGATTTCCAGTGGTGGGAAATTTGGCCAATTCTGCTGCCGCATTGGCGTATCCTGAATTTGCTTTTGATCACCGCCGGGTCGGCATTGCCTTATACGGAGGGAATCCGTTTTGGCGTACCTCGCACGAGACGCTCGGCCAGGATTTAGAATGCGCCATGGAAGTCGCAACGCGCATTGCATCGGTACATCCCTTGCGTGCTGGTGAATCGATCAACTATGGCTACACTTTTACCGCCAAAACGGACATGACCGTTGCGATTGTGGCCGCTGGATATGCCGACGCTTATCCCCGGAGTGTATCCGGTAAAGCCTGGATGGTCTGGAACGGCAAGCGGGTACCTGTGCTTGGTCGTGTGTGTATGCAATTATCGGCCGTTGATGTGACAGGACTTGATGGTGTCTCTCCTGGTCAAAAAATTATGCTTCTTGGCGGCGGCGGAAAGGCCGCTATCAGCGCCGATGAACTCGCAAGTTGGTGGGGGACGATTTCCTATGAAGTCATGTGTCTTTTGGGGTTGAACCCACGGGTTTACGCAGAGTAG
- the mutL gene encoding DNA mismatch repair endonuclease MutL — protein sequence MPQPPAKIHVLPKHLQNQIAAGEVVERPASVIKELMENSLDAGADRIDVTIDDGGRSLIRIQDNGSGITADDMPLAVTRHATSKIAHIDDLFTITSFGFRGEALPSIASVSRFRMVSLADGQEDATFYASEHGTDTETGPAAHPRGTTIEVRDLFGAMPARLKFLKSPATENRRCQDAFTRLALTRLDVAFSLNIGGRQALFFPKTDSLKARLTEIWPPSVVEGLVPVDFTDDDLGLHGVVGRPENAQARGDRILFYVNGRSVADKVLLRALRDAFKGRLLSREYPQATLFLTIDPKEVDVNVHPAKTEVRFRDESRLFRFMHHAISRALEQGTSGALAFSQPPQSPPVSHHQSLSGNTTPQRPTPRNPFAKFATFAEYEQLTRTNSGRETTPPYRDEKETQDFLSPSTPPQTYASSPVPPQSSDAVHETYTPQQTWQNIVEDDAPVQQAHDAASPQPVQEDGPAPSSQHALTGYTYLGQISDTYLVLRAPDNSLALIDQHAAHERILFESMKQRRQKGDSRPLAIPLEIPLHQTETQALERLWPTLTEIGFGLDLSRPGTVVLSSIPTTLEPAEARAVLKDMAAEKIEGLEEVWKMLSCRAALKAGSSLAKDEAQALLEALGQCANARYCPHGRPVMVGMSALDLEKMFKRKP from the coding sequence ATGCCGCAACCCCCGGCAAAAATTCATGTTCTCCCGAAACACTTACAGAACCAGATCGCGGCTGGCGAAGTCGTTGAACGACCTGCAAGTGTTATTAAAGAACTTATGGAAAATAGTCTGGATGCCGGAGCTGATCGTATCGACGTGACCATTGATGATGGAGGACGATCGCTTATTCGCATTCAAGACAATGGGTCAGGCATCACCGCCGATGACATGCCGTTGGCTGTAACACGTCATGCGACAAGTAAAATTGCACATATTGACGATTTGTTCACGATAACGAGCTTCGGATTTCGCGGCGAAGCCTTACCGAGTATCGCCTCGGTATCCCGATTCCGTATGGTTTCCTTGGCGGACGGCCAAGAGGACGCGACATTTTACGCATCAGAACATGGGACAGATACCGAAACCGGACCAGCAGCACACCCACGCGGAACAACCATTGAAGTCCGTGACCTCTTTGGCGCCATGCCAGCCCGCCTCAAATTTCTGAAAAGCCCCGCTACAGAAAACAGACGTTGCCAGGACGCCTTTACACGTCTCGCACTCACGCGCTTGGATGTCGCGTTTTCCTTGAACATCGGTGGACGACAAGCATTGTTTTTTCCGAAAACCGATTCTCTCAAGGCCCGACTGACGGAAATATGGCCTCCCAGTGTTGTCGAAGGCCTTGTTCCAGTCGATTTCACAGATGATGATCTGGGATTACACGGTGTTGTTGGACGTCCGGAAAATGCGCAGGCACGCGGGGATAGAATACTTTTTTACGTCAATGGACGAAGTGTGGCCGACAAAGTGCTCCTGCGTGCACTTCGGGATGCATTCAAGGGACGTTTATTGAGCCGAGAATATCCGCAAGCCACGCTCTTTCTTACCATCGACCCGAAGGAGGTCGACGTCAACGTTCATCCAGCCAAAACGGAGGTGCGTTTTCGTGATGAGTCGCGTTTGTTCCGTTTTATGCATCATGCCATCTCGCGAGCCTTGGAACAGGGAACATCGGGTGCCTTGGCGTTTTCTCAACCGCCCCAATCACCACCAGTGTCTCATCACCAGTCCCTGTCTGGGAACACGACTCCTCAACGTCCGACACCCCGGAATCCCTTTGCAAAATTCGCAACGTTTGCCGAATATGAGCAGCTGACCCGGACGAATTCTGGAAGAGAGACAACACCGCCATATCGAGACGAGAAAGAAACGCAGGACTTTTTGTCCCCTTCGACACCGCCTCAGACGTACGCCTCATCGCCCGTACCGCCACAGAGCAGCGATGCAGTTCACGAGACATACACTCCGCAACAAACCTGGCAAAACATCGTGGAAGACGACGCTCCTGTCCAGCAAGCCCACGACGCAGCTTCACCACAACCTGTTCAGGAAGATGGCCCAGCACCATCATCACAACACGCACTGACCGGGTATACGTATCTTGGACAAATCAGTGATACGTACCTTGTTTTGCGAGCACCGGACAACAGCTTGGCTCTCATTGATCAACATGCTGCGCACGAACGCATTCTTTTTGAATCCATGAAACAACGCCGTCAAAAAGGCGATTCACGACCACTGGCCATTCCTTTGGAGATACCACTCCATCAAACCGAAACACAGGCTCTTGAACGATTGTGGCCGACGCTGACGGAAATCGGATTTGGACTGGATTTATCACGTCCAGGTACAGTTGTCCTCTCATCAATCCCGACGACACTTGAACCAGCCGAAGCCAGAGCTGTGTTGAAAGACATGGCTGCAGAGAAAATCGAAGGGCTGGAAGAAGTATGGAAAATGTTGTCCTGCCGAGCGGCCCTCAAAGCTGGTTCATCGTTGGCCAAAGACGAAGCTCAAGCACTCTTGGAGGCGTTGGGGCAGTGCGCCAATGCGCGCTACTGCCCACATGGTCGTCCGGTCATGGTCGGGATGTCTGCTCTTGATCTCGAAAAGATGTTCAAGCGTAAGCCCTAA